A region from the Leptospira dzoumogneensis genome encodes:
- a CDS encoding alpha/beta fold hydrolase, translating into MDRKTFNFRGIKLSYIDAGNKSSDPILIAHANGFSAGCYSYFIKKLSETHRVIALDFCGHGKSEPNMEWKDWFFFRDQVLALIEKEGLKNVVGVGHSLGGASLLLSTYQRPDHFRKIFAMDPVILNFAYLLLALAFDTPLAKGAVKRRREFKDLTLVKKAFRKTPTFVNWSDEVFEDYLNSCFKKEGDKWALCCPPELEAKIFNSVSFLSLLQYRRIKTETHITIPRKYEVCSPSAAKRIIKGNSNSSLELWDDISHFFPFERPEKTLERIIQKL; encoded by the coding sequence ATGGATAGAAAAACATTTAATTTCCGAGGGATCAAACTTTCTTATATAGATGCAGGTAACAAATCCTCGGATCCGATCTTGATCGCTCATGCTAATGGATTTTCCGCAGGTTGTTATTCTTACTTCATCAAAAAACTTTCTGAAACTCATAGAGTGATCGCATTGGATTTTTGCGGTCATGGTAAATCGGAACCGAATATGGAATGGAAGGATTGGTTTTTCTTTAGAGATCAAGTTTTAGCTCTCATCGAAAAGGAAGGTTTAAAGAATGTTGTGGGAGTCGGACATTCTTTAGGAGGAGCAAGCCTTCTTCTTTCCACTTATCAAAGACCGGATCACTTCCGAAAAATTTTTGCAATGGACCCTGTGATCTTAAATTTTGCGTATCTTCTTCTTGCCTTAGCTTTCGATACTCCTTTAGCGAAAGGTGCTGTCAAAAGAAGAAGAGAATTTAAAGACCTAACTCTTGTCAAAAAAGCATTCAGAAAGACTCCTACTTTTGTGAATTGGTCCGATGAGGTTTTTGAAGATTATCTTAATTCTTGTTTTAAAAAAGAAGGAGATAAATGGGCCTTATGCTGTCCTCCTGAATTAGAGGCCAAAATTTTTAACTCGGTCAGTTTTTTAAGCCTATTACAATATCGAAGGATCAAAACGGAAACTCATATCACGATCCCAAGGAAATATGAAGTATGTTCTCCTTCTGCGGCTAAAAGGATTATCAAAGGAAATTCCAACTCAAGCTTAGAGTTATGGGATGATATTTCCCATTTTTTTCCGTTCGAACGTCCTGAAAAAACCCTGGAAAGAATCATTCAAAAATTATAA